A genomic region of Rheinheimera sp. MMS21-TC3 contains the following coding sequences:
- a CDS encoding TIGR03088 family PEP-CTERM/XrtA system glycosyltransferase — MTKPVKHIAHIVWHFSTGGLENGMVNLINNLPSQGYKHSIITLTGYDPAFAQRISQSNVQFYNLHKREGHDWKIFPTLNKLLIQLEPDILHSRNLNTLELQLVAWWRKVPLRIHGEHGWDTSDIGGTNKKYQFLRRLLKPFVHRFVCLSSESERYLRQKIAIPANKIQRICNGVDLAKFINATAASLTLPTNIQSSEQPVLFGTVGRLATIKNQAYLLQAFASLMQQHPDFKVKAGLIIVGDGPNRLTLEQLSQALQLSENIVFLGNRADIAAIMQRLDVFVLPSLAEGISNTILEAMASATPVIATDVGGNVDLLPAELHPTNLVEVNNIQQLSKAMLGYLSTETRIKTDGLMCQNHCQQHFSLSAMVKQYQALYQFSGKQG; from the coding sequence ATGACTAAACCAGTAAAACATATAGCCCATATTGTCTGGCACTTTAGTACCGGCGGCTTAGAAAATGGCATGGTCAATTTAATTAATAACCTACCGTCTCAGGGTTACAAGCATAGTATTATTACCTTAACTGGTTATGACCCCGCTTTTGCACAAAGAATTAGCCAGTCTAATGTTCAGTTTTACAACTTACATAAGCGCGAAGGTCATGACTGGAAAATATTTCCCACATTAAATAAATTGTTAATACAATTAGAGCCCGACATCTTACATAGCCGAAATTTAAATACTTTAGAGCTACAGCTTGTTGCTTGGTGGCGTAAAGTCCCCTTACGTATTCATGGCGAGCATGGATGGGATACGTCTGACATTGGCGGCACTAATAAAAAGTATCAGTTTTTACGCCGTTTATTAAAACCTTTTGTTCATCGCTTTGTCTGCTTATCTTCTGAGTCAGAGCGTTATTTACGGCAGAAAATAGCTATACCTGCCAATAAGATCCAGCGAATATGTAATGGTGTCGACCTTGCTAAGTTTATTAATGCAACAGCGGCTAGCCTGACTTTACCAACCAATATTCAAAGCAGTGAACAACCCGTTTTGTTTGGTACTGTTGGTCGTTTAGCAACGATTAAAAATCAAGCTTATTTATTACAGGCTTTTGCTAGCTTAATGCAGCAGCACCCTGATTTTAAGGTCAAAGCCGGACTAATTATTGTTGGTGATGGCCCTAATCGTTTAACGCTTGAGCAATTAAGCCAAGCGTTACAGCTTAGCGAAAATATTGTTTTCTTAGGTAATAGAGCAGATATTGCCGCGATAATGCAGCGGCTAGATGTTTTTGTCTTACCCTCATTAGCAGAAGGTATCTCTAATACTATTCTTGAAGCTATGGCTAGTGCAACACCTGTTATAGCCACAGATGTCGGTGGTAATGTTGATTTATTACCCGCAGAATTACACCCAACAAACCTCGTTGAAGTAAATAATATTCAGCAACTTAGCAAGGCTATGTTAGGGTATTTATCTACGGAAACACGTATTAAAACAGATGGTTTAATGTGCCAAAACCACTGTCAGCAGCATTTTAGTTTATCCGCTATGGTTAAACAGTATCAGGCATTATACCAATTCTCAGGGAAGCAAGGATAA
- a CDS encoding TIGR03013 family XrtA/PEP-CTERM system glycosyltransferase: MRKASRYGQNTIADKLFLIAELSLLILASLLASYIFNLYFKPIEPVSFDNRLINAILFAASVMLCALSVGLYDQKLREGQKGILKRVVITLVFNAILLELVVFQLFSFLHISFSYLLISSIFSAILLSSFRAIFHYTDITLTRRRRILVLGSGERASIIERRMRRNVDKRNFDIVGFTPIEGDKQSVIDESKLKPFNYETDLYQYAIENNIDQLVIACDERRNMLPVEHLFKCKTRGIDVIEILDFIEQETGQIAVNLIYPSWVIYGNGFDLNQRFKTSLDYKLNLILALLLLLVTWPIILITMLLIYLEDGRKTGASVFYKQLRVGYDGKPFYILKFRSMKPDAEKNGARWASADDDRVTKVGRFIRKYRIDELPQLLNVLYGEMGFVGPRPERPEFVDELAKDIPYYNQRHNVKPGLTGWAQLKYPYGATAEDAQEKLKFDLYYIKHRSLLLDLMILIRTVEIVLFGKGR; the protein is encoded by the coding sequence ATGAGAAAAGCAAGTCGTTACGGACAAAATACGATTGCAGACAAGCTTTTTTTAATTGCAGAATTAAGCTTATTAATTCTGGCGAGTTTGCTAGCAAGTTATATTTTTAATCTCTATTTCAAACCAATAGAGCCGGTGAGCTTTGACAACCGTTTAATTAACGCAATTTTATTTGCCGCATCAGTTATGCTATGCGCTTTATCCGTTGGTTTATATGACCAAAAACTACGCGAAGGCCAAAAAGGTATACTAAAGCGGGTTGTTATTACCTTAGTGTTTAACGCTATTTTATTAGAACTAGTAGTATTCCAACTCTTTAGCTTCTTGCATATTAGCTTTAGTTATCTACTTATATCATCTATTTTTTCTGCAATTTTACTCAGCAGTTTTCGCGCTATTTTTCACTATACAGATATTACTCTAACTAGGCGTAGACGGATACTAGTACTGGGTTCAGGAGAACGAGCGTCTATTATTGAGCGCAGGATGCGCCGTAACGTAGACAAGCGTAATTTTGATATTGTTGGCTTTACCCCTATTGAAGGTGACAAGCAGTCTGTTATTGATGAAAGTAAGCTTAAACCTTTTAATTATGAAACCGACTTGTACCAATATGCAATTGAAAACAATATAGATCAATTAGTTATCGCTTGTGATGAACGTAGAAATATGCTGCCGGTAGAGCACTTATTTAAATGTAAAACACGCGGCATTGATGTTATTGAGATTCTTGACTTTATTGAGCAAGAAACTGGGCAAATTGCCGTCAACCTCATTTACCCAAGTTGGGTAATATACGGTAATGGTTTCGATTTAAACCAGCGCTTTAAAACCAGTCTAGACTATAAACTTAACCTTATACTAGCCCTGCTTCTTTTATTAGTTACTTGGCCTATCATTTTAATCACTATGCTGCTTATTTACTTAGAAGATGGGCGTAAAACAGGTGCCTCAGTGTTCTATAAGCAACTTCGTGTTGGCTATGATGGCAAGCCTTTTTATATTCTAAAATTTCGCAGCATGAAGCCAGATGCTGAAAAAAACGGTGCTCGCTGGGCTAGCGCTGACGACGATAGAGTAACGAAAGTTGGCCGCTTTATCCGTAAGTATCGCATTGATGAATTACCACAATTACTGAATGTTTTATACGGCGAAATGGGCTTTGTTGGGCCAAGACCTGAGCGTCCAGAGTTTGTAGATGAATTAGCAAAAGACATTCCCTACTACAATCAGCGCCATAATGTTAAACCTGGCCTTACTGGTTGGGCGCAATTAAAGTATCCATATGGTGCTACAGCAGAAGATGCTCAAGAAAAGCTTAAGTTTGACTTATACTATATTAAGCATCGTAGCTTGCTTCTAGATTTAATGATTTTAATCCGCACTGTAGAGATAGTGTTATTTGGTAAGGGCCGCTAA
- a CDS encoding TIGR03087 family PEP-CTERM/XrtA system glycosyltransferase, which produces MTKPPLLMLVHRIPYPPNKGDKIRSFNLMKQLSLDYEIHLGCFVDDEFDLQYITKLNQWCKSTRVISQNKWLAKLIGLTGFISNKPITLPYYFSLGMQAWVKKMLHQHKIKDVLVYSSSMAQYVEQDQFTDLNRIIDFVDIDSDKWQQYASKNTGIKRWFYQREARLLQQYEQHICQSFTKSLFVSNDEAEAFRQLMPKSLVDKIQSLLNGVDTDFFKPDSELTATETKLPKQFIVFTGAMDYWANIDAVIWFSQQVWPSLKAKYSELEFVIVGGKPSAEVRNLTLVDGIKVTGRVVDVRPYIQHSLFAVAPMLIARGIQNKVLEAMAMNKAVICTSMAMEGINAPKETGAIVVDGKQEFIAACLNQLKQPQPQLSRQWILDHFTWPNTLKQLLNLFATRPSA; this is translated from the coding sequence ATGACTAAGCCACCTTTATTAATGTTAGTACATCGTATCCCTTACCCTCCTAACAAAGGGGATAAGATCCGTTCATTTAATCTAATGAAACAATTAAGCCTTGATTATGAGATCCATTTGGGCTGCTTTGTCGATGATGAGTTTGATTTGCAGTACATCACTAAATTAAATCAATGGTGTAAAAGTACCCGAGTTATTAGTCAAAATAAATGGCTTGCTAAGCTGATAGGCCTAACCGGCTTTATTAGCAATAAGCCTATAACCCTGCCCTATTACTTTAGTTTAGGTATGCAAGCTTGGGTGAAAAAAATGTTACACCAGCATAAAATTAAAGATGTATTAGTTTATTCTTCTTCGATGGCACAATATGTTGAACAAGATCAATTTACCGACTTAAATAGAATTATTGATTTTGTTGATATCGACTCAGATAAGTGGCAGCAATATGCTAGTAAAAACACGGGTATTAAACGTTGGTTTTACCAACGCGAAGCTAGATTATTACAACAATACGAACAGCATATTTGTCAGTCTTTTACCAAAAGCCTTTTTGTATCAAACGATGAAGCTGAAGCTTTTCGGCAGTTAATGCCAAAATCTCTCGTTGATAAAATACAAAGTCTACTTAATGGTGTAGATACCGACTTTTTCAAACCAGACTCTGAACTTACCGCTACAGAAACTAAGCTGCCTAAGCAATTTATTGTTTTTACAGGTGCTATGGATTACTGGGCTAATATTGATGCAGTTATTTGGTTTTCTCAGCAAGTATGGCCTAGCTTAAAAGCTAAATATTCTGAGCTAGAGTTTGTCATAGTTGGCGGTAAGCCTAGTGCCGAAGTGAGAAATTTAACCTTAGTTGACGGTATTAAGGTAACTGGCCGAGTAGTTGATGTTCGTCCATATATTCAACACTCGCTATTTGCTGTCGCGCCTATGCTTATTGCCCGAGGTATTCAGAATAAAGTATTAGAAGCCATGGCTATGAATAAAGCCGTGATCTGTACCTCTATGGCAATGGAAGGCATAAATGCCCCCAAGGAAACTGGCGCTATAGTCGTTGATGGTAAGCAGGAGTTTATAGCAGCTTGTTTAAATCAATTAAAACAACCTCAACCCCAACTAAGCCGGCAATGGATTTTAGACCATTTCACTTGGCCAAATACACTAAAACAACTGCTTAACTTATTTGCTACAAGGCCTAGTGCATGA
- a CDS encoding TIGR04063 family PEP-CTERM/XrtA system glycosyltransferase: MKILHVFDHTLPLHSGYTFRSRAILQQQRILGYSTCHVSSPKHPDNTNETEQAEDFLFYRTKPWLAKFWQLPVLKEIATVLALKKRILEVVSKEKADVIHAHSPALNGLAALLAAKKCKLPVVYEIRAFWEDAAVDHGSCKEHDLRYTLTKKLETYVVKKANAVTTICEGLRQDLLSRGIAESKITVIPNAVNPKQFQVIEHKDPILLAKYNLENKQVLGFLGSFYAYEGLDLLIKALPIIHKKLPHACLLLVGGGPQQAALEGLTQQLDLADSVIMPGRVPHAEVNQYYSLVDLLVYPRKSMRLTELVTPLKPLEAMAQGMTQLASDVGGHNELIEHGQTGWLFQKDNIQDLANQAIKHLQQLPSQDEIKQNGLAFVNEQRTWQLSVAHYQPIYESLRNER, from the coding sequence GTGAAAATTTTACACGTCTTCGATCATACTTTACCTTTGCATAGCGGCTATACTTTTCGCTCTAGAGCTATTTTACAACAGCAACGCATACTAGGTTATAGTACTTGTCATGTCTCTAGCCCCAAGCATCCTGATAATACCAATGAAACCGAGCAAGCTGAAGACTTTTTATTTTACCGCACTAAGCCTTGGCTAGCTAAATTTTGGCAACTACCGGTGTTAAAGGAAATCGCTACGGTATTAGCGCTTAAAAAACGTATTTTAGAGGTGGTTTCAAAAGAGAAGGCCGATGTTATTCATGCTCACTCTCCTGCTCTAAATGGCTTAGCTGCATTATTAGCCGCTAAGAAATGCAAACTACCAGTAGTGTATGAAATAAGGGCATTTTGGGAAGATGCTGCGGTTGATCATGGCAGCTGCAAAGAGCATGACTTACGATACACCTTAACTAAAAAACTTGAAACTTACGTAGTTAAAAAGGCAAATGCAGTAACTACTATCTGTGAAGGTTTACGCCAAGATTTACTGAGTAGAGGCATAGCCGAGTCAAAAATTACGGTGATCCCAAATGCGGTTAACCCTAAGCAGTTTCAGGTTATTGAGCATAAAGATCCTATATTATTAGCTAAATACAATTTAGAGAATAAACAGGTGTTAGGTTTTTTAGGCTCTTTTTATGCTTATGAAGGCTTAGACTTACTTATTAAAGCCTTACCTATAATTCATAAAAAGCTGCCCCATGCCTGTTTGTTATTAGTAGGCGGCGGCCCACAACAAGCGGCTTTAGAGGGCTTAACTCAACAACTAGACTTAGCAGACAGTGTTATTATGCCAGGGCGTGTACCTCATGCTGAAGTTAATCAATATTACAGCCTAGTAGACTTACTGGTTTATCCACGAAAATCTATGCGACTAACAGAACTAGTAACACCATTAAAGCCGCTTGAAGCTATGGCTCAGGGAATGACACAGCTAGCCTCAGATGTTGGCGGACATAACGAATTAATAGAACATGGCCAAACCGGCTGGTTATTCCAAAAAGATAATATTCAAGATTTAGCCAATCAAGCGATTAAACATTTACAACAGTTGCCTTCACAAGACGAAATTAAACAAAATGGCTTAGCTTTTGTTAACGAGCAACGTACTTGGCAGCTCAGTGTTGCGCATTATCAACCCATTTACGAGTCATTGCGTAATGAGCGCTGA
- the xrtA gene encoding exosortase A: protein MSRLHYMKLLFLIIVSIAYLAFYGATWLDIERVWRSSATYNHCYLILPISIWFMLSKRNDLSCNTNYSSQLLWLPSLIVLAMLLVWLLAYAADIALFMHIAAVFSLPAIFWLLFGTKAAKKHRFALCYLVFLIPFGEELSLQLQNITADITVYLLHLASIPVFRQGLYLSTPVGMFEVAEACSGLRFLIASLAISTLFAYLNYRHLAKQISFIVFMTILSVIANGIRAFILVYIGEKSNMQLGFGADHYLYGWIFFGLVLFAGFWLGSRFADDSISFKRTPLQLVILPLKPPQLSLMCAMVAAALFSLNLPIVTAPVEPAAALISATHSKSSQSNWGVKFVNSLAFSQLQEPSKIEYMRAVYALKQSSGELFSWQNQLFDKKVWLIQQQLTTEKYTVLHLSSLNGSYRSVLYWYQIDEQRFTKQLATRVQQTLSYYFNSDATMAVNAVSIKDVPPEEALPLLKAAADKLISIKTMSSEQTISGGSND, encoded by the coding sequence ATGAGCAGATTACACTATATGAAGTTACTGTTTTTAATCATAGTCAGTATTGCTTACCTTGCGTTTTATGGTGCTACTTGGCTAGATATAGAGCGGGTTTGGCGCTCATCTGCAACCTATAACCATTGTTATTTAATTCTGCCTATTTCTATTTGGTTTATGCTTAGCAAGCGTAACGATCTTAGTTGCAATACTAATTACTCAAGCCAATTACTCTGGTTACCTAGTCTAATAGTGCTAGCGATGCTCTTAGTGTGGCTGTTGGCCTATGCTGCTGATATTGCGTTATTTATGCATATTGCTGCAGTGTTTAGTTTACCCGCTATATTTTGGTTGTTATTTGGCACTAAAGCAGCAAAAAAACACCGCTTTGCTTTGTGCTATCTGGTTTTTTTAATCCCTTTTGGCGAAGAACTATCGCTACAACTGCAAAATATCACTGCTGACATCACTGTTTATTTATTACATCTCGCATCTATACCTGTATTTCGCCAAGGCTTATATTTATCTACACCTGTGGGGATGTTTGAAGTTGCAGAAGCTTGCTCAGGGCTACGGTTTTTAATTGCTTCGCTGGCTATTTCTACTCTATTTGCTTATTTGAATTATCGCCACTTAGCAAAGCAAATTAGTTTTATTGTCTTTATGACTATTTTAAGTGTTATAGCTAACGGTATTAGAGCCTTTATATTGGTATATATTGGCGAGAAGTCTAATATGCAATTAGGTTTTGGCGCTGATCATTATTTATATGGTTGGATATTTTTTGGCTTAGTGTTATTTGCTGGTTTTTGGTTAGGCTCACGCTTTGCTGATGACAGTATTAGCTTTAAAAGAACCCCATTACAGTTGGTAATTTTACCACTTAAACCTCCACAATTAAGTTTAATGTGCGCTATGGTTGCCGCTGCTTTATTTAGCCTTAATTTACCTATAGTCACCGCTCCCGTAGAACCTGCAGCAGCATTAATTAGTGCTACTCACAGCAAAAGCAGCCAGTCTAATTGGGGAGTAAAGTTTGTTAATAGCCTTGCCTTTAGCCAGCTACAAGAACCAAGCAAAATAGAATATATGCGGGCTGTTTATGCCTTAAAACAAAGTTCAGGGGAGCTCTTTAGTTGGCAAAACCAACTATTTGATAAAAAAGTATGGTTAATACAGCAACAGCTCACTACAGAAAAATATACAGTCTTACATCTTAGTTCATTAAATGGCAGTTATCGCAGTGTACTTTATTGGTATCAGATTGATGAGCAGCGCTTTACTAAGCAATTAGCCACTAGAGTTCAACAAACCTTATCCTACTATTTTAATAGTGATGCCACTATGGCTGTTAATGCTGTTTCTATTAAAGATGTACCGCCTGAGGAAGCTTTACCCTTACTAAAAGCTGCCGCTGATAAGTTAATATCAATAAAAACCATGTCATCCGAGCAAACAATCTCTGGTGGGTCTAATGACTAA
- a CDS encoding XrtA system polysaccharide deacetylase produces the protein MSFKNLTLNALTVDVEDYFHVAAFDKTIKPVDWDSLPQRVERNTDILLQHFADHNATATFFILGWVAKRYPELVKRINAAGHEVASHGFSHAKATSQTPEEFLQDITAAKQLLEQITATEVTGYRAPSFSIGKTNQWAFSALQKAGYQYSSSTYPVVHDLYGTPDWPQKPYLRPEGIWEYPMPVLNKLGKQLPVAGGGYFRLLPYWLSKKGIDGFLAQSDTPYMFYFHPWEIDPEQPRFKEASAKSKFRHYTNLGRMEAKLLRLLKDFQWRSVKEVYKL, from the coding sequence ATGTCGTTTAAAAACTTAACTTTAAATGCCCTAACTGTTGATGTTGAAGATTATTTTCATGTTGCTGCATTTGATAAAACTATCAAGCCTGTAGATTGGGATAGCCTTCCTCAGCGGGTAGAGCGTAATACTGACATTTTGCTGCAGCATTTTGCTGATCATAATGCAACAGCTACATTCTTTATTTTAGGCTGGGTTGCAAAGCGCTATCCTGAACTAGTTAAGCGGATCAATGCAGCTGGACACGAAGTGGCAAGCCATGGTTTTTCTCATGCTAAAGCGACATCGCAAACTCCCGAGGAGTTTTTACAGGACATCACTGCTGCTAAGCAGTTATTAGAACAAATAACGGCAACTGAAGTTACTGGTTACCGTGCACCAAGCTTTTCTATTGGTAAAACTAATCAATGGGCTTTTTCAGCCTTACAAAAAGCGGGGTATCAATATAGCTCTAGTACCTACCCGGTAGTACATGATTTATATGGCACCCCTGATTGGCCACAAAAACCTTACCTAAGACCAGAAGGGATATGGGAATACCCTATGCCAGTTTTAAATAAGCTAGGTAAACAGCTGCCTGTAGCAGGTGGCGGCTATTTTAGATTACTACCTTATTGGTTAAGTAAAAAAGGCATTGATGGCTTTTTAGCCCAAAGCGATACTCCTTATATGTTTTACTTCCATCCTTGGGAGATTGACCCTGAGCAACCTCGCTTTAAAGAGGCATCAGCTAAGTCTAAGTTTCGCCATTACACTAACTTAGGTAGGATGGAAGCTAAACTATTACGTTTGCTAAAAGATTTTCAATGGCGTAGCGTAAAAGAAGTTTATAAGCTGTAA
- a CDS encoding FemAB family XrtA/PEP-CTERM system-associated protein, whose protein sequence is MYQLNTLTLTDKRRQDWDDFVYASDEATFFHLSGWQDIIDSVGHKCFYLYATQANTIVGILPLARVKSRLFGDALVSTPFCVYGGAIGSDDVKRFLELSAQQLATKLQVQHLELRNQHAQNNNLETRVQHANFSTPLADSPEQILAAVKKKQRAVIRHSLNESLHYTLDSSLDDFYQTYSQSVRNLGTPVFSKTFFAKILTTFANESEILTVRKDNKAISSVLSFYFKGQVLPYYGGGIEQARQLKSNDFMYYQLMCHAKLNKQCDQFDFGRSKIDSGAYSYKKHWGMTATELPYQYYLVTADELPNLSPNNPKYQLFIRLWKKLPLKFSQWLGPKLSKYLG, encoded by the coding sequence ATGTATCAACTGAATACATTAACGCTTACGGATAAGCGTCGCCAAGACTGGGACGATTTTGTTTATGCTAGCGATGAAGCTACTTTTTTTCATCTATCAGGCTGGCAAGATATTATCGACAGTGTTGGTCATAAGTGTTTTTATTTATACGCCACCCAAGCTAACACTATTGTTGGTATATTGCCGCTAGCTAGAGTTAAAAGCCGTTTATTTGGCGATGCTTTAGTTTCAACACCATTTTGTGTTTATGGTGGCGCTATTGGCAGTGATGATGTTAAACGCTTTTTAGAGTTATCAGCTCAACAGCTTGCTACTAAGCTCCAGGTGCAACATCTAGAACTTAGAAACCAGCATGCTCAAAACAATAACCTAGAAACCCGAGTTCAACATGCTAACTTTTCCACCCCTTTAGCAGACAGCCCAGAGCAAATTTTAGCTGCAGTTAAAAAGAAACAAAGAGCCGTTATTCGCCATTCACTTAATGAGTCTTTACACTATACTTTAGACTCAAGTTTGGATGATTTTTATCAAACCTATTCACAAAGCGTCCGCAATTTGGGTACACCTGTATTTAGCAAAACTTTTTTTGCCAAAATTTTAACTACCTTTGCTAATGAATCCGAAATACTAACAGTACGTAAAGACAACAAAGCTATTTCATCTGTACTTAGCTTTTATTTTAAAGGCCAAGTTTTACCCTACTACGGCGGTGGAATAGAGCAAGCGCGGCAACTAAAAAGTAATGACTTTATGTATTACCAATTAATGTGCCATGCCAAGTTAAACAAACAATGTGATCAATTTGACTTTGGTCGCAGTAAAATTGACTCTGGTGCTTATAGCTATAAAAAACATTGGGGAATGACGGCCACAGAATTACCTTATCAGTATTATTTAGTCACCGCAGATGAGCTGCCAAATTTAAGTCCTAATAATCCTAAATATCAATTATTTATTCGATTATGGAAAAAGCTACCGCTAAAGTTTAGTCAGTGGCTTGGCCCTAAACTGTCCAAGTACCTGGGATAA
- a CDS encoding XrtA/PEP-CTERM system amidotransferase, protein MCGIAGIYQLANTDTPVQSVLVKMNNSQLHRGPDAGDYFYADTIGLAHRRLSIIDIAGSPQPMMSANKQAWIVFNGEIYNFKQLRQSLIEKGYQFTTQGDTETILNAWLEWGENCVDHLRGMFAFAIWDSKKQCLFLARDRLGIKPLFYSLLPDGQFIFGSELKVIRNHPDFDSSMRDSSVEDYFSFGYIPEPYTIYQHSYKLAPGHSLLLQHGTNTLPKPKQYWDIPTQWDKSISTAELQQQLIENLREAIDIRLVAEVPLGAFLSGGVDSSAVVALMAGLQTKPVNTCSIGFDSKAFNETEFAQQVADRYKTNHQVNIVSQNDFELLDKLADLYDEPYADSSAIPTYRVCEMARKQVTVALSGDGADELFAGYRRYKLHLNEHKLRNILPLAIRKAIFTPLGALYPKLDWAPRIFRAKTTFQSLALDDVAAYHNSISILRTDQRNKLFSKAFKQRLNGYNSVQVFDRYRDKVQHLDPLKQVQYLDMKTYLVGDILTKVDRASMAHSLEVRVPFLDHKFVEWSFKAESAANLEQGIGKFSLKKSLEPHLPQDVLYRNKMGFAVPLEEWFRGPLKQRVQDKLLSDEMLNSGYFDPNELKRLLNDHSKGLKDNSAALWTLMMFAAFLQRGQ, encoded by the coding sequence ATGTGCGGTATTGCAGGGATTTACCAACTCGCTAACACAGATACGCCGGTTCAATCTGTACTAGTAAAAATGAATAATAGCCAATTACATCGTGGGCCAGATGCTGGCGACTATTTTTATGCTGATACTATCGGTTTAGCTCACCGGCGTTTATCTATTATTGATATAGCGGGTAGTCCACAGCCAATGATGAGCGCCAATAAGCAAGCTTGGATTGTCTTTAATGGTGAAATCTATAACTTTAAACAGCTGCGCCAATCCTTAATTGAAAAAGGCTATCAATTCACCACTCAAGGCGACACTGAAACTATTCTTAATGCGTGGCTGGAATGGGGTGAAAATTGCGTTGACCATCTGCGCGGCATGTTTGCTTTTGCCATTTGGGATAGTAAAAAACAGTGTTTATTTTTAGCCCGCGATAGGCTTGGTATTAAGCCGCTTTTTTATTCGTTATTGCCCGATGGCCAGTTTATCTTTGGCTCTGAATTAAAAGTTATCCGCAACCACCCTGATTTTGACTCTTCAATGCGAGATAGCAGCGTTGAAGACTACTTTAGTTTTGGCTATATTCCAGAGCCTTATACCATTTATCAGCATAGCTATAAATTAGCCCCTGGCCATAGTTTATTATTACAACATGGCACTAATACTTTACCTAAGCCTAAGCAATACTGGGATATTCCCACCCAGTGGGATAAATCAATCTCCACAGCTGAACTTCAACAACAGCTAATTGAAAACTTACGCGAAGCTATAGATATCCGTTTAGTGGCTGAAGTTCCCTTAGGTGCATTCTTATCTGGCGGCGTCGATTCAAGCGCAGTAGTGGCATTAATGGCTGGCTTACAAACAAAGCCTGTTAACACTTGCTCTATCGGTTTTGACAGTAAAGCCTTTAATGAAACAGAGTTTGCTCAGCAAGTTGCCGATCGCTATAAAACCAATCATCAAGTTAATATTGTTAGTCAAAATGATTTTGAGTTATTAGACAAACTTGCTGATTTATATGACGAACCTTATGCTGATAGCTCTGCCATTCCAACTTATCGCGTTTGTGAAATGGCCCGTAAACAAGTTACGGTTGCGTTAAGTGGTGACGGCGCAGATGAACTCTTTGCTGGTTATCGGCGCTATAAGCTACATTTAAATGAACATAAATTACGAAATATATTGCCACTTGCTATTCGCAAAGCCATTTTTACACCGCTTGGTGCTTTATATCCAAAATTAGATTGGGCGCCACGTATATTCAGAGCTAAAACCACCTTTCAATCTTTAGCTTTAGATGATGTTGCCGCCTACCATAATTCTATATCAATTCTGCGTACCGACCAGCGTAATAAGTTATTTTCAAAGGCTTTTAAACAACGATTAAATGGCTATAACTCGGTACAAGTTTTCGATCGCTATCGTGACAAAGTGCAACATTTAGATCCGCTAAAACAAGTGCAATACCTTGATATGAAAACCTATTTAGTTGGCGATATTTTAACGAAAGTAGACCGTGCCTCTATGGCTCATTCCTTAGAAGTTCGTGTGCCTTTTTTAGATCATAAATTTGTTGAGTGGTCATTTAAGGCTGAATCTGCAGCTAACTTAGAGCAAGGGATTGGCAAGTTCAGCTTAAAAAAATCATTAGAGCCACATTTACCGCAAGACGTGTTATATCGTAATAAAATGGGCTTTGCCGTACCCTTAGAAGAGTGGTTTCGTGGCCCTTTAAAGCAACGAGTACAAGATAAGCTATTATCTGATGAAATGCTTAATAGCGGCTATTTTGATCCTAATGAATTAAAGCGTTTATTGAATGACCACAGTAAAGGCCTTAAAGATAATAGCGCGGCTTTATGGACCCTAATGATGTTTGCCGCTTTTTTACAGCGAGGGCAGTAA